One window of the Alicyclobacillus vulcanalis genome contains the following:
- the gatB gene encoding Asp-tRNA(Asn)/Glu-tRNA(Gln) amidotransferase subunit GatB, producing MNYETVIGLEVHVELKTDTKIFCGCRNDSKSEPNTNVCPICLGHPGTLPVLNERALELAVKAALALNCKINQKSKFDRKNYFYPDLPKGYQISQYDKPIGEHGYIEIEVNGETKRIGITRLHLEEDAGKSMHAPDGSHTLVDYNRTGVPLIEIVSEPDIRSPEEARLYLEALKSIMEYCDVSDCKMEEGSLRCDANISLRPAGSSTFGNKVELKNMNSFRFVQRALEYEVERQRERYESGEPVIQETRRFDEATQTTVSMRTKEEAHDYRYFPEPDLVDLDIDDAWLERIRASLPELPTAKRRRYEEELGLPSYDAGVLTSDPRMAAYYEAVIAEGADAKQASNWVMSDVSGALNAEGKTFAECPIQPAHLAGLIGEVASGKISSKQAREVFKLMWETGKSAAEIIKEKGFEQISDPAKLQPIIDEVVANNPKSVADYKGGKERALAALVGQVMKATRGKANPTLVNEMLIEKINSL from the coding sequence ATGAACTACGAGACGGTCATCGGGCTCGAGGTGCACGTCGAGCTGAAGACGGACACCAAGATCTTTTGCGGCTGCCGCAACGACAGCAAGTCGGAGCCCAACACGAACGTGTGCCCCATCTGCCTCGGCCACCCCGGCACCTTGCCGGTGTTGAACGAGCGCGCGTTGGAGCTCGCGGTCAAGGCGGCGCTGGCGCTGAACTGCAAGATCAATCAGAAGTCCAAGTTCGATCGCAAAAACTACTTTTACCCCGACCTGCCGAAGGGCTATCAGATTTCGCAGTACGACAAGCCCATCGGCGAACATGGGTATATCGAAATCGAGGTGAACGGCGAGACGAAGCGCATTGGCATCACGCGCCTCCACCTGGAGGAGGACGCGGGCAAGTCGATGCATGCGCCGGACGGATCGCACACGCTTGTCGACTACAACCGCACGGGCGTGCCGCTCATCGAGATTGTCTCGGAGCCCGACATTCGCTCGCCGGAGGAGGCGCGGCTCTATCTCGAGGCGCTGAAGAGCATCATGGAGTACTGCGACGTGTCGGACTGCAAGATGGAGGAAGGATCGCTTCGCTGCGACGCCAACATCTCGCTGCGGCCGGCCGGATCGTCGACGTTTGGCAACAAGGTCGAGCTGAAGAACATGAACTCGTTCCGCTTTGTGCAGCGCGCGCTCGAATACGAGGTGGAGCGGCAGCGCGAGCGGTATGAGAGCGGCGAACCTGTCATCCAGGAGACGCGCCGCTTCGACGAGGCCACGCAGACGACCGTGTCGATGCGCACCAAGGAGGAGGCCCACGACTACCGCTACTTCCCCGAGCCGGATCTGGTCGATCTCGACATCGACGACGCGTGGCTCGAGCGGATCCGGGCTTCGCTCCCCGAATTGCCGACGGCCAAGCGCCGCCGGTACGAGGAGGAGCTCGGGCTGCCGTCGTACGACGCCGGCGTCCTGACCTCGGATCCTCGGATGGCCGCGTATTATGAGGCCGTGATCGCCGAAGGAGCGGACGCCAAGCAGGCCTCGAACTGGGTCATGAGCGACGTGTCCGGCGCCTTGAATGCCGAGGGCAAGACGTTCGCAGAGTGCCCCATTCAGCCCGCGCATCTGGCGGGTCTCATCGGCGAGGTGGCGAGCGGCAAAATCTCGTCGAAGCAGGCGCGCGAAGTGTTCAAGCTGATGTGGGAGACAGGGAAGAGCGCAGCCGAGATCATCAAGGAGAAGGGCTTCGAGCAAATCAGCGATCCCGCAAAGCTTCAGCCGATCATCGACGAGGTGGTGGCGAACAATCCGAAGTCGGTGGCGGACTACAAGGGCGGCAAGGAACGGGCTCTCGCCGCGCTCGTGGGTCAGGTGATGAAGGCGACGCGCGGCAAGGCGAATCCGACGCTGGTCAACGAGATGCTCATTGAAAAGATCAACAGCCTCTGA
- the rlmD gene encoding 23S rRNA (uracil(1939)-C(5))-methyltransferase RlmD: MASTGSPPIAAGEAYEVEAIRQNDDGDGVASIHGMTVFIPFLLPGERARVRIEQVEKRFARARLVERMSDGPDRVEPRCPVFTRCGGCQVQHMAYEAQAAWKEARIRRMAARLGLEDGVVQPIEASRAPYRYRNQVQMPVRWNEAAERVEMGFFALGSHEMAVTETCLLVSAEMDDVLRRARWFLTSLGSTAQFVHHVIVRQSRATGDLAVVFAVTDDDPRVKRSVGRFHAPHVAQVSVTVQPRAHGPVWGDSIDVMKGASHLEERLCDLRVRWSPRSFLQVQADMAERLYQHVVHAAQVRETDVVIDAYCGVGVMTLLLARRAARAVGIEEVDDAIADARVNAKLNNLQNAEFVVDRVERWLPRHVAQGNRADVLVFDPPRKGVDRAAIEAAAEANVDRLVYVSCNPATLERDLRLLMARGFCVTSIRPFDMFPQTSHVECVVAMKRG; encoded by the coding sequence ATGGCGAGCACCGGATCGCCGCCGATCGCGGCGGGCGAGGCATACGAGGTGGAGGCGATCCGCCAAAACGACGACGGCGATGGTGTGGCCTCAATTCACGGGATGACGGTGTTCATCCCGTTTCTCTTGCCGGGAGAGCGCGCACGCGTGCGGATTGAACAAGTCGAAAAGCGATTCGCGCGCGCCCGGCTCGTGGAGCGCATGAGCGACGGGCCGGATCGCGTGGAGCCGCGCTGTCCCGTGTTCACCCGGTGCGGGGGCTGCCAGGTGCAGCACATGGCGTACGAGGCGCAGGCGGCGTGGAAAGAGGCCCGGATCCGGCGAATGGCCGCGCGGCTGGGGCTCGAGGACGGCGTCGTCCAGCCCATAGAGGCTTCACGGGCGCCGTATCGCTATCGCAATCAGGTCCAGATGCCCGTGCGATGGAACGAGGCCGCGGAGCGCGTGGAGATGGGCTTCTTTGCGCTCGGGTCGCACGAGATGGCGGTGACGGAGACCTGCCTGCTCGTGTCCGCAGAGATGGACGATGTGCTCCGCCGCGCCCGCTGGTTTCTCACGTCGCTCGGGTCGACCGCGCAGTTTGTGCACCACGTCATTGTGCGGCAATCGCGCGCGACGGGCGATCTCGCGGTGGTCTTCGCCGTGACCGACGACGATCCGCGCGTGAAGCGTTCCGTCGGCCGCTTCCATGCTCCGCACGTTGCGCAGGTCTCGGTGACCGTTCAGCCGCGCGCCCACGGCCCCGTTTGGGGAGACAGCATCGACGTGATGAAAGGCGCGAGCCACCTCGAAGAGCGCCTCTGCGACCTGCGCGTGCGTTGGTCGCCGCGATCGTTTTTGCAGGTTCAGGCGGACATGGCCGAACGCCTGTACCAGCACGTGGTTCACGCCGCCCAAGTCCGGGAGACGGACGTCGTGATCGACGCGTACTGCGGCGTGGGGGTGATGACCCTGCTCCTGGCGAGGCGCGCGGCGCGAGCGGTGGGCATCGAAGAGGTCGACGACGCCATCGCCGATGCGCGGGTGAACGCCAAGTTGAACAACCTCCAGAACGCCGAGTTTGTCGTCGATCGCGTCGAGCGCTGGCTGCCTCGCCACGTCGCGCAAGGAAACCGGGCCGACGTGTTGGTGTTCGATCCGCCTCGCAAGGGGGTCGATCGAGCCGCGATTGAGGCGGCGGCCGAAGCGAACGTGGATCGGCTGGTGTATGTGTCGTGCAATCCCGCCACGCTGGAGCGCGATCTGCGCCTGCTCATGGCGCGCGGATTTTGTGTGACGTCGATCCGGCCCTTCGACATGTTTCCGCAGACGTCTCATGTCGAGTGCGTGGTGGCGATGAAGCGGGGGTAG